One Clostridiales bacterium genomic region harbors:
- a CDS encoding prolipoprotein diacylglyceryl transferase gives MFPELDLGFISIDMYTVMIIIGLIAAMAMFAYLAKANKLPDFVYRKYMQIALLAAIAGFLSAVLFQSIYDFLKTGKFEFGGMTFIGGLIGGIGAFFLLFAFMADEEEKKYLRVCANFLLISIVVAHFFGRIGCFLAGCCYGKLTDSFLGVNFPDIGHRHPTQLYEAALLLAIFLACLKFKNQTIYIYPISYGVGRFVIEFFRGDDRGAFFFNVLSPSQFWSILMAIGGVVLIFVLNRKKEYKTE, from the coding sequence ATGTTTCCGGAATTGGATTTGGGTTTTATTTCAATTGACATGTATACGGTCATGATAATAATCGGGCTTATCGCGGCAATGGCGATGTTTGCATATTTGGCCAAAGCCAACAAACTGCCCGATTTCGTATATAGAAAATATATGCAAATAGCTTTATTGGCGGCAATCGCAGGTTTTTTGAGCGCGGTTTTGTTCCAGTCAATTTACGACTTCCTTAAAACGGGCAAATTTGAGTTTGGCGGAATGACATTTATAGGCGGGCTTATCGGCGGAATTGGCGCTTTCTTTTTATTGTTTGCGTTTATGGCGGACGAGGAAGAAAAAAAATATTTGCGGGTTTGCGCCAATTTTTTGCTGATTAGCATAGTGGTTGCGCACTTTTTTGGAAGAATAGGCTGTTTTTTGGCGGGATGCTGTTACGGCAAATTGACGGACTCGTTCTTGGGCGTAAATTTTCCTGATATTGGCCATAGGCACCCGACTCAACTATACGAAGCGGCGCTATTACTAGCGATATTTTTGGCCTGTCTTAAGTTCAAAAATCAGACTATTTATATTTACCCCATAAGCTACGGCGTAGGGCGGTTTGTAATAGAATTTTTTAGAGGCGATGACAGGGGCGCGTTTTTCTTTAACGTCCTTTCGCCCTCCCAATTTTGGTCAATTCTTATGGCAATAGGCGGCGTTGTTTTGATATTTGTATTAAACAGAAAAAAAGAATATAAAACCGAATAA
- a CDS encoding phosphohydrolase gives MNLDKRQMTYFLGNINQILTHPQVLKMDNFIQHGKVTCLQHSIAVAYYSYIAALGLPFKIDYFSLIRGAMLHDFFLYDWHDKNKGFRWHGFKHPKIALQNAQKYFDITQKEKDIILRHMWPLTVIPPKYIESMIVSLADKTVTVLETFKLFKTKFLMVNQKLAFKKAIK, from the coding sequence TGGGCAATATTAACCAAATTTTGACGCATCCCCAAGTGCTCAAAATGGATAACTTTATTCAACACGGCAAAGTGACTTGTTTGCAGCATAGCATCGCCGTGGCGTATTATAGCTATATCGCGGCGCTTGGTCTTCCTTTTAAGATAGATTATTTCTCATTGATAAGGGGCGCGATGCTGCACGATTTCTTTTTGTATGATTGGCATGACAAAAACAAGGGGTTTAGATGGCACGGGTTTAAACATCCCAAAATAGCCCTTCAAAACGCCCAAAAATATTTTGATATTACCCAAAAAGAAAAAGATATTATTCTAAGGCATATGTGGCCTCTTACCGTAATACCGCCTAAATATATAGAATCAATGATAGTAAGTTTGGCAGATAAGACTGTTACTGTCCTAGAAACATTCAAGCTATTTAAAACAAAATTTTTAATGGTCAACCAAAAGCTTGCGTTTAAAAAAGCCATTAAATAG